Proteins encoded within one genomic window of Aspergillus nidulans FGSC A4 chromosome VII:
- a CDS encoding ribosome biogenesis GTPase LSG1 (transcript_id=CADANIAT00008955) encodes MVLAKSKNSVGLGQSLMNDRFGKGKASNMKKSSHNAGIARKDMNGETYITNSAKEASWVKMRSITEQAALDEFLTTAELAGTDFTAEKMNNVQIIHTDQKNPYLLSAAEEKSALRKHKKNKGRLTVPRRPAWDASTTRNELDAMERESFMDWRRGLAELQENNDLLMTPFERNLEVWRQLWRVIERSDIVVQIVDARNPLLFRSEDLETYVKEIDPKKRNLLLVNKADMLTDKQREMWADYFERNQIEFRFFSAQMAKEANEARENEGEDEDTKSLTEGTENLNLQESKEKEADGGVDLPSGTKAPSPKRTNILDVDELEELFLSNAPDATKDDEDEQDGDSKPRKTVIGLVGYPNVGKSSTINALLGAKKVSVSSTPGKTKHFQTLYLSPEIMLCDCPGLVFPNFASTKAELVVNGVLPIDQQREFTGPAGLVAKRIPKHFLEDVYGVTIHTRPIEEGGTGEPTAHDLLRAYARARGFATTGQGQPDESRAARYILKDYVNGKLLFCHPPPANEAEGEEQIDPAEFNKDLYDWAHLPPRRQAMLAATQASASSSSKNPVQGRKSQSVDKGFFGPGSSSSGGRLTMPFNAKYTEQGQQIRKPLTGRKERVMIALERGVDVSEVRGPSKKHFKVKHKNQKKGKKTAADDDY; translated from the coding sequence ATGGTGCTGGCAAAATCTAAAAACTCGGTGGGGCTCGGCCAGAGCCTCATGAACGATCGCTTTGGTAAAGGAAAGGCCTCTaacatgaagaagtcgtctCATAATGCTGGAATTGCACGCAAAGATATGAATGGCGAAACTTACATCACGAACTCCGCCAAAGAGGCTTCTTGGGTTAAGATGCGCAGTATCACGGAACAAGCGGCGCTAGACGAGTTTTTGACCACCGCCGAGCTGGCTGGCACCGATTTCACGGCTGAGAAGATGAACAACGTTCAAATCATCCATACGGACCAGAAGAACCCCTACTTGCTCTCGGCCGCGGAAGAGAAATCAGCCCTACGAAAACACAAGAAAAACAAAGGCCGCCTAACGGTTCCGCGTCGCCCGGCGTGGGATGCGTCGACCACTCGGAACGAGCTTGATGCTATGGAGCGTGAGAGTTTCATGGACTGGCGACGGGGTTTGGCGGAACTACAGGAGAACAACGATCTCTTGATGACGCCGTTCGAACGGAATCTCGAGGTTTGGCGTCAGCTGTGGCGAGTGATTGAACGATCCGATATTGTTGTGCAGATTGTTGATGCCCGaaaccctcttctcttccgctCAGAGGATCTCGAAACCTACGTCAAGGAAATCGACCCCAAGAAGCGAAACCTACTACTAGTCAACAAGGCTGATATGTTGACTGACAAACAGCGCGAAATGTGGGCCGACTACTTTGAGCGCAACCAGATTGAATTCCGTTTCTTTTCCGCACAGATGGCTAAAGAGGCTAATGAAGCCCGCGAGaatgaaggcgaggatgaagataccaAGTCGCTGACAGAAGGTACGGAGAATTTGAATCTACAGGAgtccaaggagaaggaagccgaCGGAGGCGTCGATCTTCCCAGCGGCACAAAAGCCCCTTCTCCCAAGCGAACCAACATACTAGATGTGGATGAGCTTGAGGAACTTTTCCTTTCAAACGCGCCAGATGCAACAaaagacgatgaagatgaacaagatGGTGATTCCAAACCTAGAAAGACAGTCATTGGTCTAGTCGGATATCCCAACGTCGGAAAATCTAGCACAATCAACGCCCTGCTTGGTGCAAAAAAGGTCTCCGTTTCGTCCACTCCGGGTAAAACGAAGCACTTTCAAACCCTCTACCTCTCACCCGAAATCATGCTCTGCGATTGTCCCGGTTTAGTCTTCCCCAATTTCGCCTCCACCAAAGCCGAGCTCGTCGTCAACGGCGTCCTCCCCATCGACCAGCAACGCGAGTTCACCGGCCCAGCCGGCCTCGTCGCCAAGCGCATTCCCAAACACTTCCTCGAGGACGTGTACGGCGTTACCATCCATACTCGCCCGATCGAGGAAGGTGGCACGGGTGAGCCAACCGCCCACGACCTTCTCCGCGCCTACGCCCGCGCCCGCGGCTTCGCTACAACAGGACAAGGTCAACCCGATGAATCCCGCGCAGCCCGTTACATATTAAAGGATTATGTCAATGGCAAACTTCTTTTCTGCCACCCGCCTCCTGCCAATGAAGCAGAGGGCGAAGAACAAATCGATCCTGCTGAATTCAATAAAGACCTCTACGACTGGGCACACCTACCACCCCGCCGGCAGGCAATGCTCGCAGCCACTCAAGCCTCTgcgtcttcctcatccaaaaaCCCTGTGCAAGGCCGTAAATCCCAATCGGTTGACAAAGGATTCTTCGGTCCTGGTTCGTCGTCCTCGGGTGGACGATTGACGATGCCTTTTAACGCCAAGTACACAGAGCAGGGCCAGCAGATTCGGAAGCCGCTAACTGGGCGTAAGGAGCGTGTTATGATTGCGTTAGAGCGCGGCGTTGATGTCTCTGAGGTTCGGGGACCTTCAAAGAAACACTTCAAGGTCAAGCATAAAAAtcagaagaagggcaagaagacgGCGGCAGATGATGACTATTGA
- a CDS encoding uncharacterized protein (transcript_id=CADANIAT00008956), with translation MLAPRWLTTAIFVLTYIQKSGGDSQKQPVCLARDWREAVVPLKWPTCVETRWDRWPNGELTTTPTPASHNNLKSTSGSSSVSVSITVEPGPASSLADHELDTESPLDNVNFLSFEDWKKQNLARAGQSAENIGGNRRAGTAEKDRRRPLGINNALDSLGDDVEIELDFGGFGADASEAAKTATDWVTHVPSRGSGGAQVVPDGGRDTAEASGQGVPHAGGERSKDAGTTCKERFNYASFDCAATVLKTNPEAKGSSSVLIENKDSYMLNECRAQNKFLILELCDDILVDTVVLANYEFFSSIFHTFRVSVADRYPAKPEQWKELGIYAARNTREIQAFAVENPLIWARYLRIEFLTHYGNEFYCPLSLIRVHGTTMLEEYKHDGEVNRAEEELAGGVAEPALETETVTEDATKTEVPPPEAPSFHVVNSEIRPSKICPKFVTSVELALLGSVNPQTCGINDTSEESPATEGNKPVLSKTSSSPVIPSAGNAAKAASPEAGDYKASGSSGVNPPNTADTAASGAASSETDSHNATSDQDTRSTAASRDEQGVESIRTTTTQPPSANPTTQESFFKSVNKRLQMLETNSSLSLQYIEEQSRILRDAFNKVEKRQLSKTSTFLENLNVTVVNELKQLREQYDQAWRSVALEFEHQRIQYHQEIHSLSAQLGVLADEIVFQKRVAVIQSIVVLLCFGLVLFTRGAVGSYIDFPSVQNMVSRSYSLRPSSPILGFGSPPGSPGSTRPTSSYRTTPGHRRQVSQDSQDGSVSPTMYAPPTPTSDDSRLGPDERGTTSPSPEGARSLAEVAPPLLRSNSSPPDLNGENEGGCEKNHEDLDSDPECSGFETGGDDTLAESPVTVMMQQFQCPTTKETSITSLKMNSNPLTARSPNTHLAVSNEQDLKTASSTTDLMDYHRQKLQGKIENQDKQQASYVSPSDDIMSPCSKKLSDLKGKRFKNVEQDGKGDEFPLSLNPSSATGPRRPWIWYFPAPLPRLAASTPNNQKSNQQDQVEEFVEKECIPAEALFSAQLGTGEQRWKTNPAVMEELKTKAKKIGLWNMFLPKNHFSQGAGFSNLEYGLMAEYLGKSKVASEATNNAAPDTGNMEVLAKYGNDQQKAQWLTPLLEGKIRSAFLMTEPDIASSDATNIQLDIRREGNEYVLNGSKWWSSGAGDPRCQIYLVMGKTDPRNPDTYKQQSVLLVPASTPGITIHRMLSVYGYDDAPHGHGHISFKNVRVPLSAMVLGEGRGFEIIQGRLGPGRIHHAMRTIGAAERAIDWLIARINDDRKKPFGQPLSSHGVILEWLAKSRIEIDAARLIVLNAAIKIDQGNAKFALKEIAQAKVLVPQTALTVIDRAVQVYGAAGVSQDTPLASLWAMVRTLRIADGPDEVHLQQLGKRENKSRREEVTKRVAWQKEQSDRILTANGFSKLKSLL, from the exons ATGCTGGCACCCCGGTGGCTTACGACGGCGATTTTCGTGTTGACCTATATTCAAAAATCCGGCGGTGACTCTCAGAAACAACCCGTATGCCTTGCAAGGGACTGGAGGGAAGCCGTAGTTCCTCTGAAATGGCCCACCTGTGTTGAAACGCGTTGGGATCGATGGCCGAACGGTGAACTGACGACGACACCGACACCAGCATCTCATAATAACCTGAAATCTACCAGCGGATCAAGCTCGGTCTCGGTCTCCATAACGGTAGAGCCAGGTCCAGCGTCCTCGTTGGCGGATCATGAATTGGATACCGAGTCACCGCTCGACAACGTGAACTTTCTCTCTTTTGAAGACTGGAAAAAACAAAATCTCGCTAGGGCAGGACAGTCGGCGGAGAATATCGGCGGCAACCGGCGGGCCGGGACCGCAGAGAAGGACCGTCGACGACCTTTAGGTATAAACAATGCGCTCGACTCTCTAGGAGACGATGTGGAGATTGAGCTTGACTTTGGCGGCTTTGGGGCCGATGCGTCAGAGGCTGCAAAAACCGCGACTGACTGGGTTACTCATGTTCCTTCGCGTGGAAGCGGCGGGGCACAAGTAGTCCCGGATGGAGGCCGTGACACGGCCGAGGCTTCTGGGCAGGGTGTTCCTCATGCAGGAGGTGAGCGGTCAAAAGATGCTGGCACTACTTGCAAAGAACGGTTCAACTACGCGTCTTTTGACTGCGCCGCAACAGTGCTCAAGACAAACCCCGAGGCGAAAGGATCGTCGTCTGTCTTGATTGAGAATAAGGATAGCTATATGCTGAACGAGTGTCGTGCACAGAATAAGTTTTTGATTCTCGAGCTATGCGATGATATTCTGGTGGATACTGTTGTTCTCGCCAACTACGAGTTCTTCAGCTCGATCTTCCACACTTTCCGCGTCAGTGTCGCAGACCGCTACCCTGCGAAGCCAGAGCAATGGAAGGAGCTCGGGATTTATGCAGCGAGGAATACTCGCGAGATACAAGCCTTCGCAGTTGAGAACCCGCTTATTTGGGCGCGATACTTGCGAATCGAGTTTCTAACGCATTATGGAAACGAGTTTTACTGTCCGCTTAGTTTAATTCGTGTTCACGGGACGACAATGTTGGAAGAATACAAGCACGATGGAGAGGTGAATAGAGCTGAGGAAGAATTAGCTGGAGGTGTGGCAGAACCAGCTTTAGAGACAGAGACTGTCACGGAAGATGCCACGAAGACTGAAGTGCCGCCGCCGGAGGCACCAAGTTTTCACGTCGTCAACTCTGAAATACGCCCGTCAAAAATATGTCCGAAATTTGTTACTAGTGTTGAGCTGGCATTGCTCGGTTCAGTGAATCCTCAAACGTGTGGCATCAATGACACCTCGGAAGAGTCGCCCGCGACTGAAGGGAATAAGCCAGTGCTTAGCAAAACTTCATCAAGTCCAGTTATACCTTCAGCTGGCAATGCTGCCAAGGCTGCTTCTCCTGAGGCTGGAGATTATAAAGCCTCAGGCTCTTCTGGTGTCAATCCTCCTAATACTGCGGATACTGCCGCCTCCGGTGCGGCTTCGTCAGAAACAGATTCTCACAATGCCACTTCTGACCAAGATACTCGTTCTACAGCTGCCTCTAGAGATGAGCAGGGTGTTGAGTCAATACGAACAACTACAACGCAACCGCCGTCCGCAAACCCGACAACACAGGAATCTTTTTTCAAATCGGTCAACAAGCGCCTGCAAATGCTGGAAACAAACTCAAGTCTGTCATTACAATACATTGAAGAGCAGTCACGGATTTTACGAGATGCATTCAACAAGGTTGAGAAAAGACAGCTTTCTAAAACCTCCACGTTTCTGGAAAACTTGAATGTGACCGTGGTCAATGAACTAAAGCAGCTTCGTGAGCAATACGACCAGGCGTGGAGAAGCGTAGCGCTGGAATTTGAGCATCAGAGGATTCAGTACCATCAAGAGATACACTCCCTGAGTGCTCAGCTCGGAGTTCTCGCTGATGAGATAGTGTTTCAAAAACGAGTGGCTGTTATTCAGAGCATCGTGgtgcttctctgctttgGTCTTGTGCTTTTCACCCGCGGCGCAGTTGGCAGCTACATTGACTTTCCCAGCGTGCAAAACATGGTCTCACGGTCATACAGTCTACGGCCTTCCTCGCCCATCTTGGGGTTCGGGTCTCCCCCTGGAAGCCCCGGTTCGACGCGACCGACATCATCTTATCGTACCACCCCCGGTCATCGTCGACAGGTCTCACAAGACTCACAGGACGGGTCAGTCAGTCCAACTATGTATGCCCCTCCAACCCCAACTTCGGACGACTCGAGACTAGGACCAGACGAACGAGGGACtacatctccatccccgGAGGGAGCTCGGTCATTAGCTGAGGTCGCACCCCCGTTGCTAAGATCGAACAGTAGCCCACCCGATTTGAACGGAGAAAATGAAGGAGGGTGCGAGAAAAACCACGAGGACCTGGACTCTGACCCAGAATGTTCTGGCTTTGAAACTGGGGGCGATGACACGTTGGCAGA ATCGCCGGTAACTGTCATGATGCAACAATTTCAATGCCCGACAA CTAAAGAAACTTCAATCACAAGCCTCAAAATGAACTCTAACCCGCTGACTGCCCGCTCGCCCAACACCCACCTCGCCGTTTCCAACGAGCAGGACCTGAAGACCGCATCATCAACCACCGATCTGATGGACTACCACCGTCAGAAACTACAGGGGAAGATTGAGAACCAAGACAA ACAACAAGCAAGTTACGTCTCTCCATCCGACGACATCATGAGTCCTTGttcgaagaagttgagcGATCTCAAGGGAAAGCGATTTAAAAA TGTAGAGCAAGACGGTAAAGGTGATG AATTCCCCCTATCGCTCAACCCTTCGTCAGCGACCGGGCCAAGAAGACCCTGGATCTGGTACTTCCCCGCACCATTACCCCGGCTTGCGGCCTCCACTCCGAACAACCAAAAGTCTAACCAACAAGATCAGGTCGAAGAATTCGTCGAGAAAGAATGCATCCCCGCCGAAGCTCTTTTTTCCGCGCAGCTCGGCACCGGTGAGCAACGATGGAAGACCAACCCTGCCGTCatggaggagctcaagacaaaggcgaagaagattgGTCTATGGAACATGTTCCTCCCTAAAAACCACTTCTCGCAAGGTGCTGGGTTCAGCAATCTTGAGTATGGGCTTATGGCGGAGTACCTGGGGAAGAGCAAGGTTGCGAGTGAG GCTACGAACAATGCCGCGCCTGATACGGGTAACATGGAGGTTTTGGCCAAGTACGGCAATGACCAACAGAAGGCGCAGTGGTTGACGCCTCTGCTGGAGGGAAAAATCCGGTCTGCGTTCCTCATGACAGAGCCAGATATTGCTTCTAGCGATGCGACGAATATCCAGCTTGACATTCGGCGCGAAGGGAATGAATACGTTCTCAATGGCTCG AAATGGTGGTCCTCAGGTGCCGGAGACCCCCGCTGCCAGATCTACCTCGTCATGGGCAAGACCGATCCTCGCAACCCAGACACCTACAAGCAGCAGTCCGTCCTTCTGGTACCTGCATCCACACCCGGCATCACCATCCACCGCATGCTCAGCGTCTACGGCTACGACGACGCCCCTCATGGCCACGGGCAcatctccttcaagaacgtcCGCGTTCCGCTATCCGCCATGGTTCTCGGCGAAGGCCGCGGCTTCGAAATCATCCAAGGCCGCCTAGGACCTGGCCGTATTCACCACGCCATGCGGACAATTGGCGCCGCCGAGCGCGCAATCGACTGGCTCATTGCACGTATCAATGATGACCGCAAGAAACCCTTTGGGCAGCCGCTCTCCTCACATGGGGTAATTCTCGAGTGGCTCGCCAAGTCACGTATCGAAATTGACGCTGCGCGTCTGATTGTGCTTAATGCGGCGATTAAGATCGACCAGGGCAATGCTAAGTTTGCGCTTAAGGAGATTGCGCAGGCGAAGGTGTTGGTCCCGCAGACTGCATTGACGGTTATCGATCGTGCTGTGCAGGTGTATGGCGCTGCGGGTGTGAGTCAAGATACGCCGCTGGCTTCTCTGTGGGCGATGGTGAGGACGCTGAGGATTGCAGACGGGCCGGATGAGGTGCATTTGCAGCAACttggaaagagagagaacaaGTCGAGACGGGAGGAGGTTACAAAGAGAGTGGCTTGGCAGAAGGAGCAGAGTGACAGGATCTTGACTGCGAATGGGTtctcgaagttgaagagTCTTCTCTAG
- a CDS encoding protein ksp1 (transcript_id=CADANIAT00008957) — MESLKNSFIPGQLLDGRFRTVAPLNHGSFGMVFLATDIKTGRDVAIKCMLKSSNDSWNPSSSDSRFEELDCHQRLAYHPNIVNLVHHFETATHLYLVLEYCANGDLYEAIRLNRGPLETEHVREFMLQLVSAVEFMHANGLYHRDIKPENIFLTQDGSMKLGDLGLATRETWCYESCVGSDRYMAPEQYDPANNGYSPAKADIWAIGICLLNVLFARNPFATPTESDILFADYVRDRQSLFDIFPNMSQDTFEILRISMALDAEKRSLSGIRDAIMRAVSFTTDDEALDEFCTDEREVVPASANREPLRTPSIQSPQINQGDSFPWAKALQSSPPQPIRQLSAIPDNESYSEDLFPPSETAGTSWFSVHHTPSMASVLESSLGDSYRSTALPVLTKAAPRYPPPSDPVTITGSLPSQAAKPIPSLSMVFGRKNKSSEQISKSWSDLWEEEESEYEDTALNQRREQNSRSWSHESTSVDTGSSLTTCLQESRSTSVLDSRNEPSRPIEPSNKPAERVPVAVAKVIPSNTKTSPKKTSLDKWAALGDKRRNFKPAEHSFESKRFPNNMTWRKDWGLGSSGFDYGSWAKKESLAAQDRRRRQFLNRDWRRDSLESPKHVNTKSDYHGSIDEDLDLVGGWHDLHL, encoded by the coding sequence ATGGAGTCTCTTAAGAACAGTTTCATCCCGGGTCAGCTTCTAGATGGGCGCTTCCGCACTGTGGCCCCTCTCAATCATGGGTCGTTTGGCATGGTCTTTCTTGCAACCGACATCAAGACCGGCCGCGACGTTGCCATCAAGTGCATGCTGAAATCCTCGAATGATTCATGGAACCCGTCTTCCAGCGATAGCCGGTTTGAGGAGCTTGACTGTCACCAACGCCTCGCATATCATCCTAATATTGTCAATCTTGTCCACCACTTCGAAACAGCTACTCACCTTTACCTTGTGTTGGAGTATTGTGCGAATGGAGACCTATACGAAGCCATCAGATTGAACCGTGGTCCACTCGAGACGGAGCATGTTCGCGAGTTCATGCTCCAACTTGTGAGTGCAGTGGAATTCATGCATGCTAATGGCCTCTATCACCGAGACATTAAGCCGGAGAACATCTTCCTTACTCAAGATGGATCCATGAAGCTCGGCGATTTGGGCCTGGCGACCCGAGAGACCTGGTGTTATGAGTCATGTGTTGGAAGTGACCGCTACATGGCCCCGGAACAGTACGACCCCGCTAACAACGGATACTCTCCCGCGAAAGCGGACATCTGGGCTATCGGTATCTGCCTACTGAATGTTTTATTTGCTCGTAACCCATTTGCTACGCCAACCGAGTCCGACATCCTGTTTGCTGATTATGTTAGAGACCGACAGTCTCTTTTTGACATCTTCCCCAACATGTCTCAGGATACCTTTGAGATTCTGAGGATCAGCATGGCTCTCGACGCTGAGAAGCGGTCTCTCTCCGGCATCCGGGATGCGATCATGCGGGCTGTATCCTTTACGACGGATGatgaagctctggatgaatTCTGTACTGACGAGCGCGAGGTGGTTCCCGCAAGTGCCAATCGCGAACCCCTTCGGACTCCCTCCATCCAAAGTCCCCAAATCAATCAAGGCGACTCCTTTCCCTGGGCAAAGGCGCTCCAGTCCAGCCCACCACAGCCCATTCGACAGCTCTCCGCCATTCCCGACAACGAGAGCTACTCGGAAGACCTTTTCCCACCATCCGAAACAGCCGGCACTTCTTGGTTCTCGGTCCATCATACTCCCTCCATGGCTTCAGTCTTGGAATCTTCTCTCGGAGACTCGTATCGGTCTACTGCTTTGCCAGTGCTTACAAAGGCCGCTCCTCGTTACCCGCCTCCCTCTGATCCTGTTACTATTACTGGATCTCTGCCTAGCCAAGCAGCCAAGCCTATACCGTCTCTGTCGATGGTATTCGGGCGAAAGAACAAGAGTAGCGAGCAAATTTCTAAGAGCTGGAGCGACCtttgggaagaggaagaatcTGAATACGAGGATACGGCTCTGAATCAACGGCGCGAACAGAACTCCCGTAGCTGGAGCCACGAGAGCACATCTGTGGACACGGGCAGTTCCTTGACAACATGTTTGCAAGAGTCTCGTTCCACTTCCGTTCTCGATTCCCGTAATGAGCCCTCGCGTCCGATCGAGCCGTCGAATAAGCCTGCAGAGCGTGTGCCTGTCGCCGTTGCCAAGGTTATCCCTTCCAACACTAAGACTTCTCCGAAGAAGACCAGTCTGGATAAGTGGGCTGCTCTAGGTGATAAGAGACGGAACTTCAAGCCGGCGGAGCATTCTTTCGAGTCGAAACGTTTCCCTAACAACATGACATGGCGGAAGGATTGGGGTCTGGGTTCCTCAGGGTTTGATTATGGTTCATGGGCTAAAAAGGAAAGCCTTGCTGCTCAAGATCGGCGCCGTCGTCAATTCCTCAATAGAGATTGGCGACGTGATTCCTTGGAAAGTCCGAAACATGTCAACACCAAGTCTGATTATCATGGCAGCATCGATGAGGATCTTGACCTCGTAGGAGGCTGGCATGATTTGCATTTGTAG